The genomic window ACAGCTGCTCCAACGTTAttgccatttttatcatctctgccAATTTGTAGGGTATAAGATGGAACCTCAGGgttattttgttttgcatttctcttattattaatgattcagtgttttctttcatatagttgttaatactttgaaattcttcatttgaaaactgtttgCTCCAATCCATTGACCACACATCTATGGGAAAATGGTCAactactttccttttttctagGTGCATTAATGtctgtgcaaaagtttttttcactttcatataatcaaaattatctgtgcAATCTATCTTATGCAATTgcatctatctcttgtttggttaagaattcatttcataggaggagccaagatggcggagtggaaagatacacatatgctagctccgaacccacagcccataaaatacctgtaaagaagaactcccaacaaattcgggagcagcagaagccacagaacaacggagcagaggagatttctgttccagagagacctgaaaaaccgacaccAAAGGTCCATCGTGCACCAGACCCGGGGCAGAGCTGAGCCTTGCCTTGGCtgagcagcaccaagaggagcaaatccgagcaggcttcagggactgaatctccagcagccatgcaggtccctccacccacaggtgccaaaggtcagtgagagggtcttttcagctcgtggagaggggagtggagtgtccccataactcaggccccctcaggaggcagcagctgtggtgggagcagacaggggcttcccaagcaggcaggagccctgatccattgttgaaggtctctgcataaaccccctgagggaactgagcccttgaggcagccctgccctgacctgagcacctgaacttaatctcacactgaatagcagccctgtccccgccaaaagccctgaggctaggaagcagcatttgaatctcagaccccaagccctggctgggcagatctggaggtgaggtgggtgtggagacgacactcagaagtcaagtcactagctgggaaaatgcccagaaaagggggaaaaaaataagaccatagaaggttactttcttggtgaacagatatctcctcccttcctctctgatggaagaacaatgcttaccatcagggaaagacatagaaatcaaggcttctgtatcccaaacatccaaaataaatgttccatgggctcaggccatggaagagttcaaaaaggattttgaaaatcatgttagagaggtggaggaaaaactgggaagagaaataagatgcaagaaaagcatgaaaagcaggtcaacaccttgctaaaggagacccagagaaaacgctgaagaaaataataccttgaaaaataggctaactcaattggcaaaagaggttcaaaaagccaatgaggagaagaatgctttcaaaagcagaattagccaaatggaaaaggagattcaaaagctcactgaagaaaatagttctttcaaaattacaatggaacagatggaggctaatgactttgtgagaaaccaaatcacaaaacaaaaccaaaagaatgaaaaaatggaagataatgtgaaatatctcattggaaaaacaactgacctggaaaatagatccaggagagacaatttaaaaattatgggactacctgaaagccacgatcaaaaaaagagcctagacatcatctttcatgaaattatcaaggaaaactgccctgagattctagaaccagagggcaaaataagtattcaaggaatccacagatcaccacctgaaagagatccaaaaagagaaacccctaggaacattgtggccaaattccagagttccctggtcaaggaaaaaatattgcaagcagctagaaagaaacaattcaagtattgtggaaatacaatcaggataacacaagatctagcagcttctacattaagggatcaaagggcatggaataggatattccagaagtcaaaggaattaggactaaaaccaagaatcacctacccagcaaaactgagtataatactacaggggaaaaaatggtcattcaatgaaattggggactttcaagcattcttgatggaaagaccagaggtgaaaagaaaatttgactttcaaacacaagaatgaagagaagcatgaaaaggtaaacagcaaagagaagtcataagggacttactaaagttgaactgtttacattcctacatggaaagacaatatttgtaactcttgaaacttttcagtatctgggtagtgggtgggattacatacacacacacacacacacacacacacacacacacacacagcacagagtgaattgaataggatgggatcatatcttaaaaaaatgaaatcaagcagtgagaaatatattgggaggagaaagggagaaatggaatggggcaaattatctctcataaaagaggcaagcaaaagactttttagtggagggaaaaagaagggaggtgagagaaaaacatgaagtttactctcatcacattccactaaaggaaggaataaaatgcacactcattttggtatgaaaacctcttacaatataggaaagtgggggagaaggggataagcagggttggggggaggatggaagggagggcaatgggagaagggagcaatttgaagtcaacactcttggggagggacaggatcaaaagagagaatagaagcaatggggggcaggataggatggagggaaatatagttagtcttacacaacaccactattatggaagtcatttgcaaaactacacagatatggcttatattgaactgcttgccttccaaaggaaaggggtggggagggagggatgaagagaagttggaactcaaagttttaggaacaactgttgagtactgttcttgctattaggaaataagaaatacaggtaatagggtatagaaagttatctggctccacaggacaaaagaaaagatgggtacaagagaagggagggatgatagaagagagggcagattggtaatggggcaattagaatgctcggtgttttggggcagggggaggggacaaatggggagaaaatttggaacccaaaattttgtgaaaatgaatgttaaaatttaaataaataaattttaaaaaaaaagaattcatttcatACATATACctgtgagaaaaaaatgacaaatccaTGAGACGTGTTGCAACTGGATTTATTATAAGACAAATAAATATGCATGTGGAACATACagactcaataaacttcagtagctTCCTAATCACCtacaagatgaaataaaaaaaacctgtcttgtttttaaagtccttcataacctggtccattcctacctttccagtctttttgtaCTTTGCTCTCttgcatgttttgttttttttcccattcagtgTCACTGGACTCCTTGCTTTTCCTGGAAAAAGACATTCCATTCCCTAACTGCATTTCCTCactggctatcctccatgcctagaattctttccctcctaatTCCTTTCTTTGGGCTTCCCTCAAGTCCAGCTAAAATCTCCTGTTCTGCAACAAGATTTTGccaatctcccttaatgctaggGTCTTCCCTCTGCTATTtgctccagtttatcctgtatatatgtatcatttgtccatagctatttgcatgttgtcttacCCATTGAACTGTGAGCTTCTTTAGAAAAGGGAtaatttctttgcctttctttgtattttcagtgcttaaCACTATGTCTGGCCCATAGAAGGCATTTTAGCAAGTGCTCATTGACTGCATAGTCATTCAGAAACGTACATAACTATGAAATGCATAATTATGAGATATAATCATTATCATATATAATAATCAATATAATCATTATCATACAATATTTTCCTTTGTGACTTTTTACATGTAGATAATGGATCTCCCCAAGAATAATGCAAAATAGGAAGAATGGTACGAAATTACCTGATAGGAGTAGAAATTCAAGATATGTAACCTAACCATGCCTGACACAGGGCATAATAAGTAGAGCCCTGGATTGGAGGGAGCAAGAACTTGGTTTCAATTCCGTTTCAGATGCTTACTTGCTctctgaccctgagcaaatcccttggtttctctgtgcctctgtttccccattgtAACAAAAGGTTAGGCTTGATGGcctcagaggtctcttccagatccaAATGCAGCATCTTTTGAGTCATTCAAAGTCACCAAGCCCAAATGACATAAGGTGTTAAGGTAACTAGAAGGTGCGACCTTTGAGCCAGTCGGTGATCTCTGAAAAACCAAGAAGCGCTGGGAAGGtgccaaaagaaaggaaaaattaatattaGTAAAGGTGCCCTAAATCCACAGTCCATTGTATTGATGGGGGTCACACTTGTACACTCTGTGCCCGGATACTCACACGTGTGCGCAGTACACTCATGCACGCACGTGTATTACACCCATTCATGTGTGTACGCACGTTTGTGCACGATCCATGTAGTACATTCACGAACATGTGGCATTACACTTACGCGTGTGCACACGTGTGTATTACATTCACGCACGTGTGCGCATTACACATTCGCAGGAGGAGAGCGCGTGTGAGGGGGCGCGGGGGGCCGACTCAGGTGCATGCACTAGCACCAGCACCAGCGCAATCCCTCCATGTGGTTTTCAAGGAGCGCCAAACTCCGCCCCCGCCCCCGGGCCCCTCCCCCGCTCCACTTTCCTTTCCCGGGTCTATCGCAGTGGGCTCCGGCCGGTGCGAGGCGCAGCGGCCATGGAGGCAGCGGGGAGAGGTGCCGCCTACTTCAAGAGAGGCAACTCCTTTTGGTTCGCGGTGATCATCTTGGCCTTCGGTTACTACACGGTAAGTGGGGCTGAGGGGAGTATGGAGCCCCAGCAGGGTGGAACCCCAGGAGAGCGGAGCGCAGGTGCTCTCCGCCTCCGCCGCCCAAGTGCCCGAGCCTTTGCGCATGCGCCCTCCAGGCCAGGAACGGGTTAGTCCACTTTTCCTCAGCTGCGGGGGTGGGAGCCGTGCGCTGCCCTCACAGAACTCTGAggatggaggagaagaaaaaggaaggttcGGAGCTGGCTGGCGTTTACTTCCGAAGGGGCAGCCCGGTGGGCATGGTGATCACCGCCGTAGTTCTGGGATACTTCACGGTAAGGATCGGTAGGATTTTAAAAGTTGTCGGAGCGGCGCAGCCGCACTGGTTTCCTCTCGGCCTGTCTTTCTAGAGGCTCGTGCGCATGCGGGCGTcgccctcctcccctcccccccatccccctgCTGCCTAAGTTACGGGAGTCTGGATGGAGAGGGGGCTGGTCAGGCTGGAGCATCCCGGAGACTGAGCGGCCCCGGGACTGAGAGTGGGAAGGCTGGAGTTTGGGGGGGGTGAGACCGGGGCAGAGGAGCTTTCTCTACCCCGGCTGCACAGTCcctcagtaggcacttaatccaCGCCTGTAGCTCCCCTTACCTGTAAGATGGGAGTACTTGCAGTACCTGCTTAGTGGCTCTGTCCGCGTTCTCCTGAGCCACCAGCGTTCCTTAAGAGCCTGCCGTGTGCAGGGCAGTGAGCTGCGAAGAGGAGGCCGCCAGCCGCGCTCCGCGAGGTTCCAGTTTAACGGGGTCCAGCCTTACACTTTCGTGTTAGCCGTCATTGTGGAGGCATCCCCGACCTGCCTGCCCAGCCCTTCCTCCCGACGCTCCCCTTCTGGAGCAGCCCCCGCTTTTTAGCCGTTTGTTCCCAGCTCCCAGAGGGAGTAGGCGGATGAGGGGGACTTGCCCCCTCTGGCACTTGCCAAGATAGCTGTGCCAGAGTACCCGATGACCAGGACAGGAGATCGCAGTGCCACTGAATGGAAGGACGCATGAAAGCACTTACTGAGGGCTCACGGGGTGAGGCTGGCGAGTCAAGACATCGCCCCGCCGCACCTCTTCCAAAAGGAAGGACTAAGAACAAGACATTCCCCATCCTTAAAGAGCtgagggagtgggggtgggggacaaaACATATATACCCCCTCCAGGAGTAGACTGGATCGGATGATGCTTTCAGAAGTGGGAAGGGAGTGGGTTGGGAGAGACTATTCCAAGGTCGGTGAAGCAGGGGGATGGGACAAGGTCATTTGAAGGTCCATGAGGCAGATAGAGACTAGGTAAGGAGGGAGTAAAGTGAAGACTTCGCAGCAATCCTGATAGAGTAGCCCATGCGTGAAGCAGAGTGGGAAAAATTCGTCTGGAGGAGATAGGGAGTCTTAACAAAGGATGAATGAGATCCGGAGAGTAGAATTTGCAGGAAAAGGGGTTAGAGCAATAAGTGCAGTCACGTGAAATGTCGTAGGTGGGCCCATTGATTTTTTGTTAAAAGGGGAAAAAGCTATAATGCCCAGAAAGTAGATGGGGTCAGATTAGGGAGGCTTTGAAtgctgtgctaaggactgggttGTAGGACTGgggtataaaaatgtttttgttatgcttttgtttttgtactaTAATAATAGAACTTGATGGAATGGAATTTTGCTTGCCAAGGTAAAATAGGGAGGAAAGATTCGCTGGAATTTCGTGTTAGCACAGGATAGAATTTGTGGACGctctcacttttctcttttacCATGCTTTGGGAAAGCTCTGTAGAATTTCAGAAGTCATTTGACTGAAGAAGGAGAAATACAGTGTGGCAAACtatagaataggaaaagaagatttTATTTAAGTCAGGGACTGAATTGGGGGCTTAAGGAGAGCAACAAAGTAACGCCTGGAACTAGCAACAATCTTGTGTTCAGGAGAGACATGCTTGAAACAATGTAAAAGAAACAGTTAAAACGTTAAGTTGtaactcatttctcttccaatatTCCATTCCTATAAATGggaaaagtaaatggaaaaatatgaacTATGTTCAGGTCAACAAAACTTGAGTTCCTCTTGTGCTTAGAGCATTGTACTAGGTTCTGAGGGGTATGTACAATTTAGATAAGATGTGATGGGCCCATGAATCTCAGTCTACTTGGCCTTAAGACACCTGTGGAAGCATACAAGTACACAATTATCTTTATAGTGCACcagagagatagaaaaacaaaatacttggTGAAGTTTGAGGATGGAAAAGGTGGTTACAGGCAGAAACTTCATGGAAGCAGTAGCATTTGTAATATGAAAGTCATgatctctttcagaaaaaaatttgcCCGGGTTAACAACTATACTTCTGGAGGGTTATTTATATTTGGTATCATGAAATTTAATAGTTTTGGTCTAGCTTATCATTTTCAAGCATTCACTTTTGCATGGATACCTAATTCAAACCATATACATAGCGTTTCCCCTTTTGTTGGGCTTTTGGAATTTGGGACAAATGAGCTGCAACCTAATggattttattcagtatttttgtggTGATCTGATGTATGTTGGTAGAGCTCAGTTTGGTAGCTGCCTTTCAAAATACAGAGAAGGGGGAAATTCTGCTTTGTAGAATGAGGATTCTTTTACAGTCAGTCTCTTAAAAGGGAAAGTTTCCATGGCTATCAGGTGACCTAATGTGTATTCTGttccttttctgcttctttttcagTGGGTAGCCTTCTGGCCTCAGAGCATCCCCTATCAGAAACTTGGACCTCTGGGgctcttttctcagtacttggtgGATAACCATCTCGTACTCATACGTAATGGGTAAGTGAGATCTGGAAAGAACAGGTGGTGACCCTGCAGTATTTTAGAGAGACTCATGGAGATCTGAAAGGCTTGTATCACCAGCCTTCTGCATTTTAATCTTTGACCAACATCTGTTTCCCAAATAGCTAGCATCTTGCCTTCTGCATTTCTGTGACAGAATTTACTTATTGGAAACAATCCTTCTAAAATCACCACTGGCTTTCTGTTTTAGGTATTGGCTTGCCTGGTTGATTCATGTGGGAGAAGCAGTATATGCTATGATACTATGCAAGTAAGTGGCAGGGATTTTCTTTAATTCccacttccttccatccttttcttcAGTTTATTGAAACTGGAAATAAACCAAGTTAAAGTGAGCTATTCTTAGATGATTCAATTAAGTCTTATGATGTAAAGGATAAAAAATCAGTGTTTTGAGGGGAGGTTAGAGTTCATATaaagagatcatagaatttagagattTTCCAATCCAACCCACTCCTTTTactagtgaggaaactgagaccaaaaaagaatgaaaagaacaggAACTTGAACCTAAGTActcaactccaaatctagtgctctttcctttATACCATCCTTGACCAGTCAGGATCATGGATGAAGAATGAAAGCCTACATTCTTTTCAGGATAATAGCTATTTGGGACAAAATTTGAAAAATCTCTTTGGTTTAGGAATCAATCTAgtaataattttttatattagcATTGGTACAGCTGCAATCCATTCATAGCTTGAAGTCATTAAATagcaatttgtttttctctctttgattctttcctccctctctgtcttacTCATTCCTTCCTGcctgtct from Notamacropus eugenii isolate mMacEug1 chromosome 1, mMacEug1.pri_v2, whole genome shotgun sequence includes these protein-coding regions:
- the TMEM254 gene encoding transmembrane protein 254 isoform X2: MEAAGRGAAYFKRGNSFWFAVIILAFGYYTWVAFWPQSIPYQKLGPLGLFSQYLVDNHLVLIRNGYWLAWLIHVGEAVYAMILCNKKGITNGQARLLWFLQTFLFGVASLSVLLAYKPDRHKKKKYLYRE
- the TMEM254 gene encoding transmembrane protein 254 isoform X1; translated protein: MEAAGRGAAYFKRGNSFWFAVIILAFGYYTARNGLVHFSSAAGVGAVRCPHRTLRMEEKKKEGSELAGVYFRRGSPVGMVITAVVLGYFTWVAFWPQSIPYQKLGPLGLFSQYLVDNHLVLIRNGYWLAWLIHVGEAVYAMILCNKKGITNGQARLLWFLQTFLFGVASLSVLLAYKPDRHKKK